A window from Microbacterium profundi encodes these proteins:
- a CDS encoding ImmA/IrrE family metallo-endopeptidase has product MRRGFKTEAKRLALELRTEIGLGAHAPFDPYAFALEYGIAVVRLSELDGAAREHFLKEQGSALSGALIPDGTGAVILENDAQPLTRRRTTMCHELAHVVLEHSFGVSLSDERKCGLGGQQEEEANWLSGEMLIPHDGAFRLARANATDERAAQVFDVSLAVARWRMNHSGARKVMQRARAKWA; this is encoded by the coding sequence GTGCGTCGCGGATTCAAGACCGAGGCGAAGCGCCTTGCACTGGAGCTTCGGACTGAAATAGGCCTCGGCGCGCACGCGCCCTTCGACCCGTATGCCTTCGCGTTGGAGTACGGAATCGCTGTCGTTCGACTCAGCGAACTCGACGGAGCAGCCCGCGAGCATTTCCTGAAAGAACAGGGGAGCGCGCTGTCAGGCGCGTTGATCCCAGACGGCACAGGAGCTGTGATTCTGGAGAACGATGCGCAACCGCTCACACGGAGGCGGACCACAATGTGTCACGAACTTGCACACGTTGTTCTTGAGCACTCATTTGGTGTCTCGCTGTCCGACGAACGGAAGTGCGGGCTCGGCGGCCAGCAGGAGGAGGAAGCCAACTGGCTCTCTGGCGAGATGCTCATTCCCCACGACGGCGCCTTCCGGCTGGCCCGAGCCAACGCCACAGATGAGCGTGCAGCTCAGGTGTTCGACGTGAGTCTTGCGGTTGCCCGCTGGCGAATGAACCACAGCGGAGCGCGCAAAGTCATGCAAAGGGCTCGTGCCAAATGGGCGTGA
- a CDS encoding DMT family transporter, translating to MAMTAGAGDARGLNRRPSPLRMLWITAALSVCFLGIQWGLRDAPLLWFAALRALLGGGALAVVAVFQRRPWPTSVGAWGKITLLGVVNVSLAFAAMFAGVAGLATGIAAVLSNAQPLLILLPAWLLFGERITARTGVALGVGFIGLLVVSVPGGGGSGALLSLLAAAAVTAGTLMVRSMTGFDVVVLSAAHFLIGGLLLAGAALILEGPPTIDWTPRFVIVLGFLGLVATAATTLAWFVEAQRTPLASLTVWMFLIPIFGLLIGVILLGERPAGWTWLGVSLVLVSTWVAVTKQRIPGAGPPGHLSAGPPPDIPSDGST from the coding sequence ATGGCAATGACAGCTGGTGCGGGCGATGCCCGAGGGCTGAACCGGCGACCGTCGCCGCTGCGAATGTTGTGGATCACCGCGGCACTGAGCGTCTGCTTCCTCGGTATCCAGTGGGGGTTGCGGGACGCGCCGCTGTTGTGGTTTGCCGCGCTGCGGGCGCTTCTCGGCGGCGGTGCGCTAGCGGTCGTCGCCGTCTTTCAGCGGCGACCCTGGCCTACTTCAGTCGGAGCTTGGGGAAAGATCACTCTACTCGGGGTGGTCAACGTGAGCCTGGCCTTCGCCGCAATGTTTGCCGGAGTTGCCGGGTTGGCCACCGGGATCGCAGCGGTGCTATCTAATGCCCAGCCGTTGCTGATCCTGTTGCCCGCGTGGTTACTGTTCGGAGAACGAATTACTGCACGAACCGGTGTGGCACTGGGGGTCGGTTTTATCGGGCTGCTGGTTGTGTCGGTACCCGGCGGCGGCGGCTCAGGGGCCCTACTTTCGCTACTCGCCGCCGCCGCGGTCACGGCGGGCACACTCATGGTGCGGAGCATGACTGGATTCGATGTCGTCGTGCTCAGTGCCGCCCACTTCCTGATCGGCGGTCTCCTGCTGGCCGGTGCAGCCCTGATACTCGAAGGACCGCCGACGATCGACTGGACACCCCGATTCGTGATCGTGCTCGGGTTTCTGGGTCTGGTGGCAACCGCGGCGACCACGCTGGCCTGGTTCGTGGAGGCGCAACGGACACCGCTGGCCTCCCTGACCGTGTGGATGTTCCTGATCCCCATCTTCGGGCTGCTGATCGGCGTGATCCTGCTCGGCGAGCGACCTGCCGGTTGGACCTGGCTAGGTGTCTCATTGGTGCTGGTAAGCACGTGGGTCGCCGTGACCAAGCAGCGAATACCCGGCGCTGGCCCGCCTGGACACCTCTCAGCAGGACCCCCACCAGACATACCTTCCGACGGCAGCACATAG
- a CDS encoding Fic family protein, which produces MTLDPGYGETPLPFDELDALTPAAREALEEPITKAAVYDLEQAVEAEVTEQLITDVLEDRLGLDELLSDRFLRELHQRLYGDIWIWAGTHRRHLFNLGVDPAYIALELRTSIETIRYRWDHTEDWTPRELGVAVHAECVRIHPFTDGNGRSTRLYADLTFLAAQESEDVEMYNWSIDKKPYIELLRAYDVNRDPKPLAAFIPIYKL; this is translated from the coding sequence GTGACGCTCGATCCGGGTTACGGCGAGACTCCGCTCCCGTTCGATGAGCTGGATGCCCTGACTCCGGCGGCTCGCGAAGCCCTTGAAGAACCGATCACGAAAGCGGCCGTCTACGACCTCGAACAGGCCGTTGAAGCCGAGGTGACGGAGCAGCTCATCACCGACGTCCTCGAAGACCGACTCGGGCTTGACGAACTGCTCTCAGATCGCTTCCTGCGAGAACTGCACCAGAGACTGTACGGGGATATCTGGATCTGGGCAGGGACGCACCGGCGTCATCTCTTCAATCTCGGAGTCGACCCTGCCTACATCGCGCTCGAGTTACGGACCTCTATCGAAACCATCCGGTATCGATGGGATCACACCGAGGACTGGACACCGCGCGAACTCGGTGTCGCTGTGCATGCTGAGTGCGTGCGGATCCACCCATTCACTGATGGGAACGGCCGGAGCACCCGCCTGTATGCAGATCTGACGTTCCTCGCTGCTCAGGAGTCAGAGGACGTCGAGATGTACAACTGGTCGATCGACAAGAAGCCGTACATTGAACTTCTCCGTGCGTACGACGTCAATCGTGACCCCAAGCCGCTCGCGGCCTTCATCCCCATATACAAGCTCTAG
- a CDS encoding IS1182 family transposase, which produces MTVTASLEGLFEVEPGEARAPGSAAPAGGGKKFRGYDQGQCFLLPPSLDDWLDEDDEARFISEVVEELLDLTPVYASYASASGAPPYDPRMMLKLLLFAYATGVTSSRELERRCKRDIAFRWLSGNQAPDYRSLARFRRRHLDALPGLFLQVLRVCAEAGLVRLGRVALDGTKLAANASRHKAMSYDRIVPKIDQLQAEVAALLAEAEAVDEAEDQQFGQDRRGDEVAPELARREGRLVKLRAAKDAIEADAAEKAAAVARKKADAAGQPPEQADAAVATAVDTAAPKPKAQRNFTDPEARMMKTVRGFDYAFNAQAVVDEGHQIVLSAEVTQQATDIQQFVPMAEQTLRNLDAAGIERSPEVVLADAGYCSEANLEAADDLDAQVLIATGRQRHGESFPTAGAPDPAPEDASRRERMAHALRTEQGRTDYARRKAIVEPAFGQMKTRQNAGQLRLRGLAGAQGEWLLHTICHNLRKLRVATAAGLAPA; this is translated from the coding sequence ATGACGGTGACTGCCAGCCTGGAGGGTCTGTTCGAGGTCGAGCCGGGTGAGGCGCGGGCGCCGGGATCGGCTGCACCGGCGGGGGGGGGCAAGAAGTTCCGTGGGTATGACCAGGGGCAGTGTTTCCTGCTCCCGCCGAGTCTGGATGACTGGCTGGACGAGGATGATGAGGCCCGGTTCATCTCCGAGGTCGTCGAAGAGCTCTTGGATCTGACGCCGGTCTACGCGTCGTACGCGTCCGCCTCGGGTGCGCCTCCGTATGACCCGCGGATGATGTTGAAGCTGCTGCTGTTCGCGTACGCGACGGGCGTGACCTCGTCTCGTGAGTTGGAGCGGCGCTGCAAGCGCGATATCGCCTTCCGGTGGCTGTCGGGCAACCAGGCGCCCGACTACCGGTCGCTGGCCCGGTTTCGTCGGCGTCACCTGGATGCCCTGCCGGGGTTGTTCCTGCAGGTGCTGCGGGTCTGCGCGGAGGCGGGGCTGGTGCGGTTGGGGCGGGTCGCGCTGGATGGCACGAAGCTGGCTGCGAACGCGTCGCGGCATAAGGCGATGAGCTATGACCGGATCGTGCCGAAGATCGATCAGCTCCAAGCCGAGGTCGCTGCGCTGCTCGCCGAGGCGGAGGCGGTCGATGAGGCCGAGGATCAGCAGTTCGGCCAGGACCGGCGCGGGGACGAGGTCGCCCCGGAGCTGGCCCGCCGTGAGGGGCGCCTGGTAAAACTACGTGCCGCGAAGGACGCGATCGAGGCCGACGCCGCCGAGAAGGCGGCAGCCGTAGCGCGGAAGAAGGCCGACGCCGCCGGTCAGCCCCCTGAGCAGGCCGACGCGGCCGTCGCGACTGCAGTGGACACGGCGGCGCCGAAGCCGAAAGCGCAACGCAATTTCACCGATCCTGAGGCGCGGATGATGAAGACGGTCCGCGGCTTCGATTACGCGTTCAACGCGCAGGCCGTGGTCGATGAGGGCCACCAGATCGTGCTGAGCGCCGAGGTCACCCAGCAGGCCACCGATATCCAGCAGTTCGTCCCGATGGCCGAGCAGACCCTACGGAACCTCGATGCGGCAGGAATCGAGCGTTCCCCAGAGGTCGTCCTCGCTGACGCGGGCTACTGCTCGGAAGCTAACCTCGAAGCCGCCGACGATCTGGACGCACAGGTGTTGATCGCGACGGGACGGCAACGTCACGGCGAGAGCTTCCCTACCGCCGGCGCCCCGGACCCGGCCCCAGAGGACGCGAGCCGGCGGGAGCGGATGGCGCACGCGCTGCGCACCGAGCAGGGCCGCACCGACTACGCGCGCCGCAAAGCCATCGTTGAACCCGCGTTCGGGCAGATGAAGACCCGGCAAAACGCCGGACAGCTCCGGCTACGCGGACTCGCCGGCGCCCAAGGCGAATGGCTACTCCACACGATCTGCCACAACCTCCGCAAGCTCCGCGTCGCTACAGCCGCCGGGCTGGCGCCCGCATAG
- a CDS encoding helix-turn-helix domain-containing protein: MAKTTINTAALYSALDAARQERQLSWRTLAGEIGVSPSLLSRLGNGLKPDTDGFATIIAWLRLPAEGFFERDGESNADDAREPDLMAQLAPLLRARKDLSETDINYLQQVIGLTVERARAKG, encoded by the coding sequence ATGGCCAAAACAACGATCAACACGGCCGCGCTCTACTCGGCGCTCGACGCTGCCCGCCAAGAACGCCAGCTCTCGTGGCGAACGCTGGCAGGTGAGATCGGTGTGAGCCCGTCGCTGCTCTCAAGGCTCGGCAACGGACTGAAACCTGACACCGACGGATTCGCAACGATCATTGCATGGCTCAGGCTCCCTGCCGAGGGCTTCTTTGAGCGCGATGGCGAGAGCAATGCCGACGACGCGCGTGAACCAGATCTCATGGCGCAGCTCGCGCCCCTTCTCCGGGCCCGCAAGGATCTAAGCGAGACGGATATCAACTACCTACAGCAAGTAATCGGCCTCACCGTTGAACGCGCTCGGGCGAAGGGATGA
- a CDS encoding nucleotidyltransferase domain-containing protein, whose protein sequence is MAHLKQQFKDALSSIEPSDDKTNAPEAHRLVRDALEADAKLTEYGVSPVLIGSYKRNVSIKRIKDVDVFVRLPDMPSDVTSKDILDRFFAVLHAEFGTDSDGHRRTKRQDRSLQVSFPEYDLYVDAVPARPHWDGETWEIPQKGDENEWVRTNPEGLTSLSSEMNAAHDGYYVPTVKLLRQTRRAQLGKKKPGGFFFELATYQAFASGAVSGSDQAEYYVSALTKVSKIIENFVTYGIGVNDPTLAGATIHIRASDEELEAARTRFADAAISADDALAEEDEGKAALAFQKLLGKNGDDKMVFPMPPGFNEDGSKRASAILAGARVVPAGTRTFG, encoded by the coding sequence ATGGCTCACCTCAAACAGCAGTTCAAGGATGCGCTGAGTTCCATCGAGCCCAGCGATGACAAGACCAACGCGCCAGAAGCGCATCGGCTGGTCCGCGATGCCCTCGAGGCGGACGCCAAGCTCACCGAGTACGGCGTCTCCCCCGTGTTGATCGGTTCATACAAGCGCAACGTGTCGATCAAACGCATCAAAGATGTCGACGTATTCGTGCGCCTCCCTGACATGCCGAGCGACGTCACATCGAAGGACATCCTCGATAGGTTCTTTGCCGTGTTGCACGCGGAATTCGGCACTGACTCCGACGGGCACCGACGTACCAAGCGTCAAGACCGCAGCCTCCAGGTCTCTTTCCCCGAGTACGACCTCTACGTCGATGCCGTCCCAGCTCGTCCCCATTGGGACGGAGAGACATGGGAGATCCCGCAGAAGGGTGACGAGAACGAGTGGGTACGCACTAACCCTGAGGGACTAACCTCACTGTCCAGCGAGATGAACGCAGCTCACGATGGCTACTACGTACCGACGGTCAAGTTGCTCCGCCAGACCCGGCGCGCCCAACTCGGCAAAAAGAAGCCTGGGGGCTTCTTTTTCGAACTGGCGACCTACCAGGCCTTCGCGTCGGGCGCCGTGTCTGGGAGCGACCAAGCGGAGTATTACGTGTCCGCACTGACCAAGGTAAGCAAGATCATCGAGAATTTCGTGACGTACGGGATCGGTGTGAACGACCCCACCCTGGCTGGTGCGACGATTCACATACGTGCCTCGGACGAGGAACTTGAGGCGGCGCGAACTCGGTTCGCGGATGCAGCCATCTCAGCGGATGATGCCCTGGCAGAGGAGGATGAGGGCAAGGCGGCGCTTGCCTTCCAGAAACTCCTTGGCAAGAACGGCGACGACAAGATGGTGTTCCCGATGCCGCCCGGCTTCAACGAAGACGGCAGCAAGCGCGCGTCCGCAATCCTTGCTGGTGCCCGGGTGGTGCCCGCTGGTACAAGGACTTTCGGGTGA
- a CDS encoding tyrosine-type recombinase/integrase translates to MLDEAVRDNLIARNPMRDRADRRYHQNTELQRASPVPSPDEVAWIAEACAAIHQSYGDHVMLSAFLAARTSEVAGLVVGDVDWTSKLVTIERQCFPGAGGLSIKPPKGRRVRRVPIIEPLEPVLRRLTAQRARNLPLLRGPRGGVITTAALRDATGWDQMIASLGFPGLRRHDLRHAGATWFANAGIPIHVVSDILGHASVETTRAYLHTDNTALQNAAARMNERLREAG, encoded by the coding sequence ATGCTCGATGAAGCGGTGCGCGATAATCTCATCGCTCGCAATCCCATGCGCGACCGCGCCGACAGACGCTACCACCAGAACACGGAGCTTCAGCGTGCAAGTCCCGTTCCCTCGCCCGATGAGGTTGCATGGATCGCTGAGGCCTGCGCTGCGATCCACCAGAGCTACGGCGACCACGTCATGCTCAGTGCATTCCTTGCCGCACGCACGTCAGAAGTCGCCGGGCTCGTTGTTGGCGACGTCGATTGGACGAGCAAGCTAGTCACAATCGAGCGCCAGTGCTTTCCCGGCGCCGGCGGCCTCAGCATCAAGCCGCCAAAGGGGCGTCGAGTTCGCCGCGTTCCGATCATCGAGCCACTCGAGCCAGTGCTGCGCAGGCTCACGGCGCAACGGGCGCGCAACCTGCCGCTGTTGCGTGGACCGCGCGGCGGCGTCATCACCACCGCAGCGTTGCGTGATGCAACCGGCTGGGATCAGATGATTGCATCACTCGGGTTTCCGGGATTGCGCCGTCACGACCTTCGGCACGCGGGTGCAACCTGGTTCGCAAACGCGGGGATCCCGATCCACGTCGTGAGCGACATCCTCGGGCATGCATCGGTCGAGACGACTCGTGCGTACCTGCACACTGACAACACAGCGTTGCAGAACGCTGCGGCACGGATGAATGAGCGCCTTCGGGAGGCGGGATGA
- a CDS encoding TIGR02391 family protein, producing MTNSISAFPLGTIEGVAKIVGDLYSGTELTRIIAEVPLRSDPGEGHTKWRRLAHAVSSNQAKIGNGNALVALVRAAMRPERTLDRKSRADIARDELNQVLSLVSLKVLADGRVATAKRASTDTEALARSERLYKILEQRGAHAEVLAYCREDLLRKDYYEVVFEAIKGLGARIRSQTGVDADGYGLIEKSMAGSSPLLRINEGLTRTERDEQLGIANLAKGLFSAFRNPVAHEPKLYWTMSELDALDVLGTLSMIHRRLDTATSRNGEGT from the coding sequence ATGACCAACTCGATCAGCGCCTTTCCCCTCGGGACTATTGAGGGTGTCGCCAAGATCGTCGGTGACCTTTACAGTGGCACCGAACTCACACGCATCATCGCCGAGGTGCCGCTTCGCTCTGACCCGGGCGAAGGACACACCAAATGGCGTCGACTCGCCCACGCTGTCTCCAGCAATCAAGCAAAGATCGGTAATGGGAATGCGCTGGTAGCTCTCGTGCGGGCGGCAATGCGGCCGGAACGCACACTCGATCGCAAGTCCCGCGCAGACATCGCACGCGATGAACTCAATCAGGTGCTATCGCTGGTGAGCCTCAAAGTGCTCGCTGACGGACGAGTAGCGACGGCAAAGAGGGCGTCTACTGACACTGAGGCGCTGGCTCGCTCTGAGCGGCTCTACAAGATTCTCGAACAACGCGGAGCACATGCTGAAGTGCTTGCGTACTGCCGCGAAGATCTCCTCCGCAAGGATTACTACGAAGTGGTCTTTGAGGCCATCAAGGGTCTGGGGGCACGAATTCGTTCTCAGACCGGTGTTGATGCCGATGGATACGGCCTCATCGAGAAGTCGATGGCCGGCTCAAGCCCATTACTCCGGATCAACGAAGGGCTAACCCGAACCGAACGGGACGAGCAACTCGGCATAGCCAACCTCGCGAAAGGTCTGTTCAGCGCCTTCCGGAACCCCGTGGCTCACGAGCCCAAGCTGTACTGGACGATGAGCGAGCTGGACGCACTTGACGTTCTGGGAACGCTGTCCATGATCCATCGTCGGCTGGACACAGCGACCTCACGGAACGGTGAGGGAACCTAA
- a CDS encoding ThiF family adenylyltransferase, which translates to MSLTVYDDYIAYSRQHFEEGLIRGGFTESDAGWRGPISHSGRATEVLITLRSRFPFQPPRVVPVELDLVPWSWHRELNGSLCLIAEDDHDGLWWTEASEFVEHITAWFERADAGWPDDRLDLDLDRYFDLSEDARVYLYDDLEQHRNGFVRFRPAKNDVMRIGTGTRPAKVSKHSKDRFGYVADLGEVVAPPRTWDDIAALIDPTVDLERRIRDHTVAVLVLVYRRGAHDGAIALDVWPTTAGGIAVRRLRSGADTNAARQARAGVLALALSDRRVAVVGVGALGSFVADTLVRSGVRHLTLVDGDVVMPGNLVRHLVGPEAVGLTKGKAVKGHLVARADIQGSDIEVVDDNISSGDAAVELLQNHDLVVNATADFATTALLHVAAKSLGTRVLSAALQNDGATYRIDVLPPLDGATPHPPSALDAERSTADVFEAGCGSPISPTPPYAVIEAAAATVRHALGLLTNSPLHPAGEVRTIASSPQGGEL; encoded by the coding sequence GTGAGCCTCACGGTGTACGACGATTACATCGCCTACTCGCGGCAACACTTTGAAGAGGGTCTCATCCGTGGCGGCTTCACCGAAAGCGACGCCGGATGGAGGGGACCCATCTCGCACTCCGGTAGAGCTACGGAGGTGCTCATCACGCTGCGGTCGCGGTTCCCGTTCCAGCCGCCGCGTGTCGTCCCGGTTGAGCTCGATCTTGTGCCCTGGTCCTGGCACCGGGAGCTCAACGGCTCACTGTGCCTGATCGCCGAGGACGATCATGACGGACTGTGGTGGACCGAGGCCAGCGAGTTCGTCGAGCACATCACGGCCTGGTTCGAGCGAGCAGACGCCGGTTGGCCAGACGATCGTCTCGATCTCGACCTCGACCGGTACTTCGACCTGTCCGAGGACGCTCGTGTCTATCTGTACGATGATCTCGAGCAGCACCGAAACGGCTTTGTGCGCTTCCGTCCCGCGAAGAACGACGTCATGCGAATCGGAACAGGCACGCGACCAGCGAAGGTCTCGAAACACAGCAAGGACCGGTTCGGATACGTTGCCGACCTTGGAGAGGTGGTCGCCCCTCCCCGAACGTGGGACGACATTGCGGCGCTGATCGATCCCACAGTAGATCTGGAACGCCGGATTCGCGACCACACAGTTGCCGTTCTCGTTCTTGTTTATCGACGTGGCGCTCACGACGGCGCGATCGCTCTAGACGTCTGGCCGACGACCGCCGGCGGGATCGCCGTCAGACGCCTTCGTTCAGGAGCAGATACCAACGCGGCCAGACAGGCTCGGGCAGGCGTCCTTGCCCTCGCGCTCAGTGATCGCCGTGTCGCTGTCGTTGGTGTCGGCGCACTGGGCTCCTTCGTGGCAGACACGCTCGTGCGATCCGGTGTCCGCCATCTGACTCTTGTTGATGGAGACGTCGTGATGCCGGGCAACCTCGTTCGCCATCTCGTTGGCCCCGAAGCCGTCGGGCTGACGAAGGGCAAAGCTGTAAAGGGTCACCTTGTGGCTCGCGCCGACATCCAGGGTTCCGACATCGAAGTCGTTGATGACAACATCAGTTCCGGCGACGCAGCCGTCGAGCTTCTTCAGAATCACGATCTTGTTGTCAATGCGACTGCTGACTTCGCGACCACGGCACTCCTCCATGTCGCGGCCAAGTCGCTTGGAACACGCGTTCTCTCGGCTGCGCTTCAGAACGATGGTGCCACGTACCGCATCGACGTGTTACCGCCACTCGACGGCGCCACTCCTCACCCGCCCTCGGCGCTCGATGCCGAGCGTTCCACAGCGGATGTGTTCGAAGCCGGATGCGGAAGCCCAATCTCACCAACTCCGCCGTACGCGGTGATTGAAGCGGCTGCAGCAACGGTACGACATGCGCTCGGACTACTGACGAACAGCCCGCTCCATCCGGCGGGAGAGGTGCGAACCATCGCATCAAGCCCACAAGGAGGTGAACTGTGA
- a CDS encoding SAVED domain-containing protein, which produces MTRLPARIELSGNAHETIASENAKQLPLETGGVLLGYREGRNIVVTHALTVDGQAGTNRYVRDDVRANELLEEFLAGRADDDPTGYIGEWHSHPAPSGPSPTDVAAMRAIAKSSDGPVALLVYAPGRTDPFIGLVAQRHRLGRITSTKADVSFPASRFAPLGPLPDGAVRGDGPVFISYRQSDGTPHAESLEGLLRAAGLVVWRDNSDLRAGTTIDRLEQALTKGLSAGVLVVTPEIVYSEIVRERELPRLLELDNDSAFSLCIANAIPRVGNGSKCDYDGPDRLLRLSPARTLADKKQSNMLAPTGEVEIVRDLLMHRVEQRRPKIREEGRPFSIRVQTRPTPFALEADEDDLHIRIKSSDNGRFPSRDGLEHLKTTLPLTGDAVYASGAKTARISGGAHLSVALAIGAALPETKIGNVEVLDARDQIWTSVTPEDDPMITQVHSTRLTLPGPRQPEVPDRAAIFISLTPAPDETAFERLLHDSTEPFTTAAVISVTGSDRIDSREAGRLSAAIARQIKQLAAANGRAEVHLAFHGPYPMAILIGRYLNTLRTVVYEWENSDTSDSRYSPALILEPGIAGGPITDVVVLEEQSEC; this is translated from the coding sequence GTGACGCGCTTGCCTGCTCGCATCGAGCTGAGCGGCAATGCTCACGAGACGATCGCCTCCGAGAATGCAAAGCAGCTTCCGCTCGAAACGGGCGGGGTCCTTCTCGGGTACAGGGAGGGACGCAACATCGTTGTTACCCACGCCCTGACTGTCGACGGGCAGGCCGGCACTAATCGCTACGTTCGAGACGACGTCCGGGCGAACGAGCTCCTTGAAGAATTCCTCGCTGGACGAGCAGATGACGATCCGACAGGCTATATCGGCGAATGGCACAGTCATCCCGCCCCCTCGGGGCCGAGTCCGACGGACGTCGCCGCCATGCGTGCAATCGCGAAAAGCAGCGATGGCCCAGTAGCGCTGCTGGTCTATGCGCCTGGCCGAACCGATCCGTTCATCGGACTGGTCGCCCAACGGCACCGCTTGGGTCGCATCACCAGTACCAAAGCGGACGTTTCCTTCCCAGCGTCGAGGTTCGCGCCCTTGGGCCCCTTGCCCGATGGAGCCGTGCGCGGAGACGGTCCGGTCTTCATCTCGTACCGACAGTCAGACGGAACGCCCCATGCCGAATCTCTCGAGGGCCTCCTGAGAGCCGCGGGGCTTGTCGTGTGGAGAGATAACAGCGATCTGCGAGCCGGGACGACTATCGACCGGCTCGAACAGGCGCTCACCAAAGGGCTCTCGGCTGGTGTTCTCGTCGTGACCCCGGAGATCGTCTACAGCGAAATCGTTCGCGAACGCGAGTTGCCTCGCCTACTCGAACTCGACAACGATTCGGCATTCAGCCTGTGTATCGCAAATGCGATTCCCCGGGTTGGGAACGGATCGAAGTGCGACTACGACGGACCCGACCGCCTCCTACGACTCTCACCCGCGCGAACGCTCGCAGACAAGAAGCAAAGCAACATGCTGGCTCCGACCGGTGAAGTAGAAATCGTGCGTGATCTACTCATGCACCGGGTCGAGCAGCGACGACCGAAAATCCGCGAGGAGGGGCGGCCGTTCAGCATCCGTGTCCAGACCCGCCCCACGCCGTTTGCCCTCGAAGCCGACGAAGACGACCTACACATCCGCATCAAGTCATCCGACAACGGACGTTTTCCTTCCCGCGATGGGCTTGAACACCTCAAGACGACTCTCCCGCTCACTGGAGACGCCGTGTACGCCTCCGGCGCGAAAACTGCACGGATCTCCGGCGGGGCACACCTCTCGGTTGCCCTTGCTATCGGAGCAGCCCTTCCTGAAACCAAGATCGGCAACGTCGAGGTGCTCGATGCTCGCGATCAGATCTGGACATCTGTCACCCCCGAAGACGATCCGATGATCACCCAAGTCCACAGCACGCGTCTCACTCTTCCGGGACCCCGTCAACCTGAGGTCCCAGATCGTGCCGCGATCTTCATCAGTCTGACGCCCGCTCCCGACGAGACAGCCTTTGAACGTCTCTTGCATGATTCAACCGAACCGTTCACGACAGCAGCCGTGATCTCAGTTACCGGTTCAGATCGGATCGATTCTAGAGAGGCAGGACGGCTCAGCGCTGCCATCGCGCGGCAGATCAAACAACTAGCCGCCGCCAACGGTCGTGCAGAGGTGCATCTTGCGTTCCACGGTCCTTATCCGATGGCCATCCTCATCGGGCGTTATCTCAACACCCTCCGCACGGTGGTCTATGAGTGGGAGAACAGCGATACGAGTGATTCACGCTATTCGCCAGCCCTGATCCTCGAACCTGGCATCGCCGGAGGGCCAATCACAGACGTAGTCGTCTTAGAAGAACAAAGCGAGTGCTGA